In Brassica napus cultivar Da-Ae chromosome A3, Da-Ae, whole genome shotgun sequence, the sequence aaattaaaaaaaagaaattttttttatagttccagattatatgttttcagattcgaaatttttataatttttttttgaaatttttttttttgaaatttttttattttatttttttttcaaattttctttttataatttaaaaatactttttgaaactgtttttaaaatttttattttttattttagtatttattttttataaaattttaaaccctaattccaaaaccccaccccttaactctaaaccctaaggtttggattaattaacccaaggggtataagtgtatattacctctttaatgaaacctatttttgtgacttttagccttgagtgctactttgggaacaaaaacttgatttggtgctattctagtctttttctctaatgATAATGTAATAAACggtaaaacatattaaattatattttattattcttataatctataaataaaaaatatttgattaactaaaaaaatactcCATTAAAACTGTATTTTAAACTGTATCAGTTAACAACAGTATTGTTGTAacagtaattaaaaaaaaagacttgattaactaaaagaatactccattaaaaaaaaaattaatatattgggAAAttgtgaaattttattttaaactgtGATCAGTTAACAACTGTGTTGTTGTAACAGTAATTCAAAATTTTGCGCGAAGTACGCGGCTCATccattaataaattttcaaaaatgaaaaaagtaacAGAAACACAGAGAAGCATCAAAATGTCCGTCTCTTGCTAATATAGTATCCCCTTCGTGTCGTCGACTCAGAAGATCCCTCCTTAATTTTCATGCTCCCGATTTACCCCTCTCCGTATTTCTTGGATCCGATCTCCGGCGAGAACTCACCTGTCTTTCGCGCTTTCTCAGGCGTCGTCACCATGGCTGACTTCAACGATGATGGAATAATGGATGCTGTTCAGAGACGACTCATGTTTGAGGACGAGTTGAGATTTTCGTTTCCTTTTTTCTCTTTGACTTTGATTTTATTAAGGAACCCATATTGTACtaaatatttatactttatTAATTCGAGATGAAATCTTAGAACTCTGTTCAGACAAAACCTTAAGCTCGGACTCTGTTCAGTTTCTTTTCCATTCATTACAAAACATATCACTAGGAAAATGTTGATGAGCTCTAAAATGTGTGTCCCTTTTCTTATCACTGATGAAGTGATGATACTGctaattttattagaaattaCTGAAAATACTATCTACTGTGGGGATGTTAGAGATGCTTTTACATGACTATGGATGCATCATTTAGCTGTGATTCGATGATCCTGTCTCTCCTTCATAGCTCATGTATGTAATTCTCATAGAGGCCTGTTCATTTATTCAATTCAATCTTCTTCTATTTTTCTCTGCAGATGCATCCTCGTTGATGAAAATGATCGTGTGGTGGGCCATGACACTAAGTACAACTGTAAGTGAATTTAATTATCCTTGGGAAGATAGAATTAATGATGGCAATATTAGCTGCTCTTTCATTGAACTCATGTGCTTGTGGGCCGATGTGTCTTGTAAGTGTTTAGTTTAGTTGAGTCCTCTAGGATAATAATGCTTGACTCCTTCATCAAAACTGCAGGTCATCTGATGGAAAAGATTGAAGCTGAGAATTTGCTTCACAGGGCTTTCAGTGTCTTCTTATTCAACTCCAAATATGAGTTGCTTCTCCAGGTTATTTGCCTTTATGATTCATCCCCATCATGTGAAGATGACTCTTAAGTCTATCAAATTaccattattttcatataatatgcTCAAGATGACACCTTTTATTCCTCCAACCAACTTAATGGGCTGAGTAATTGTATAGACAAAGATAGGTTATGTTTGTATGGGATTTGGGCATAGTAATTACTCTGTAGTAAGGCAATGGATTGGCTTATAATCTAGAATTCTAGATTTAACagttggtttggttttgatCTGCTTATGTGCCATCTTACTGAAATTATCTGCATTCTCTTATGGACAGCAAAGGTCAAAAACAAAGGTTACTTTCCCACTTGTGTGGACAAACACTTGTTGCAGCCATCCTCTTTACCGTGAATCTGAGCTGATTGAAGAGAACGTTCTAGGTATCTTCCCTGGGAAACGCTTAAAGACTAATAGTTCTTACTTCACTAAACATTTTGACGCTTTCACTGGCCAGGATCAATTACTTACTGATCCTCACTATTTGACCAGGTGTAAGAAATGCTGCACAAAGAAAGCTTCTGGATGAGCTCGGTATTGTAGCTGAAGATGTACCAGTCAATGAGTTCACTCCCTTGGGACGCATGCTTTACAAGGCCCCTTCTGATGGCAAATGGGGCGAGCACGAACGTAATCATTTCTCCTTTTTTCTCACTCACTTGATTCTACAAGCTTTGGTTTATAGCCAATGTGGGATTTACTTGCAGTTGACTATCTACTCTTCATCGTCCGGGATGTGAAGGTTCAACCAAACCCAGACGAAGTGGCTGATATCAAGTATGTGAGCAGGGAAGAGCTAATGGAGCTGGTGAAGAAAGCAGATgcaggtgatgatgatgaagctgtgAAACTGTCTCCATGGTTTAGATTGGTGGTGGATAATTTCTTGATGAAGTGGTGGGATCATGTTGAGAAAGGAACTCTTATTGAAGCTGCTGACATGAAAACCATTCACAAACTCTGAAACTTTTGGATCTTTCCTCTTCTCTATTGATtcctgatttaaaaaaaaaactggcaACAAGATCTCCTCCTgggttttttttgtatttctaaaTTGTTTGAATCCAAACAaagattttaatatatagttttttactTCTTGAGTAACAGTTTacaacaaaagtaaaaaaaaaaacaagttaagACACAAACATAAAAGTAAGAAGACAGAGAGCAAAGATACAAAAGGTGGAGACACTAAAAATAAAGACCACATGATTTTCAAGTAATCTCATGATTCCTTTCTCTAAAGCTTCACCACTACCTTTGATCTGATCTATACCAAAACTCCTTCTCTAGTTTCCGACACTGTTCTCTTTCTAAAGTTACCTACTTTCTTGTCTGTAATAGTAAACATTGTAAAGAGTTCTGTTACTGCATCTGAGTTTGGTCTGATCCAGGTAACAAGACTTGATCTAACTCCTATCCATCAATAGATTCAAAAAGATTGTATTTTTCCTTGTGGGTTTGTTCAAAAAGATTGTATTTTAGATTCTTGCCTTATGTGTCTAAACGAATCGTCAGTTACGTGCACTATACTCATATGATCCGCTCCTAAGATTTGTTTTGATTGATACACTCTCAAAAGTCTCAACCTTtagaaaaaaggaagaagatggcGTTTGTGACCACTGCGGAAGTCTGTGACGCGAACCAAGACCTGATTCGGAGTGGTGAGCTCAAAGCTTTGCAACCCATTTTCCAGATTTACGGCCGAAGACAGATATTCTCAGGTCCTGTTGTTACTGTCAAAGTGTTTGAAGACAATGGCTTGATCCGTCAGTTCCTCGAGGAGAAAGGTAAATATAATcattattctttaaaaaaaacccAAACTTGATTTGTAAATGGTTTCGATGTTATGAAGGAAACGGGAGAGTACTTGTGGTGGATGGTGGAGGGAGCCAACGGTGTGCGATACTCGGAGGCAACCCCGTGGTTCAAGCTCAGAACAACGGGTGGGCGGGAATCATTGTCAACGGATGCATCAGAGACGTTGATGAGATCAACGGTTGTGATATTGGAGTGAGAGCTTTGGCCTCTCATCCGATAAAGGCGAGTAAAAAGGGACTTGGAGAGCAAAGAGTTCCGG encodes:
- the LOC125574833 gene encoding putative 4-hydroxy-4-methyl-2-oxoglutarate aldolase 2 — protein: MAFVTTAEVCDANQDLIRSGELKALQPIFQIYGRRQIFSGPVVTVKVFEDNGLIRQFLEEKGNGRVLVVDGGGSQRCAILGGNPVVQAQNNGWAGIIVNGCIRDVDEINGCDIGVRALASHPIKASKKGLGEQRVPVNIAGTRICDGEWVYADTDGVLVSQTELSV
- the LOC125594701 gene encoding isopentenyl-diphosphate Delta-isomerase I-like translates to MLPIYPSPYFLDPISGENSPVFRAFSGVVTMADFNDDGIMDAVQRRLMFEDECILVDENDRVVGHDTKYNCHLMEKIEAENLLHRAFSVFLFNSKYELLLQQRSKTKVTFPLVWTNTCCSHPLYRESELIEENVLGVRNAAQRKLLDELGIVAEDVPVNEFTPLGRMLYKAPSDGKWGEHELDYLLFIVRDVKVQPNPDEVADIKYVSREELMELVKKADAGDDDEAVKLSPWFRLVVDNFLMKWWDHVEKGTLIEAADMKTIHKL